Sequence from the Egibacter rhizosphaerae genome:
CATCGCTGTCGAACGGGACCCGGCGTGGGCACGGCAACTCCGCGAGCGCGTTCGGGCGGAAGGCCTCCACGATCGGGTCGAGGTCGTCCGTGCGGATCTGCGCGCGTACGCGTTGCCGCGGTCTCCCTACCGGGTGGTGAGCAGCCCGCCGTTCGCGTTGACCACCGACCTGATGCGCCGGCTGTGCGACGACCCCGACCGCGGACCGGAACGCGCCGACCTGCTGGTCCAGCACGAGGTGGCGGTCAAGCGCGCCGCCGAGCCGCCCGCCACGCTGCAGTCGTCGGCCTGGGCCCCCTGGTGGACCTTCGAGCTCGGCCCCGTCGTCCCCCGGCAGGCCTTCCGCCCCGTGCCGCGCGTCGACGGGGCCTGGCTGACCGTGCGCAAGCGCGAGCCCCCGGTGCTGCCCACCCGGTTGGCACCCGGCTTTCGCGAAGTCTTGCGTCCCGCGTGGGAGACCGGGCGTTGAGCCATCACGCGACCGGGTCCTCCAGCTCCACGTGATGGTCGTGCCTCCAGGGCCAGCGAGCGATCGGTCACCATCCAGCGAGGGCGTCGCGGGAGGAGGGAATCACCGACGGCCCGGCGCGCGAAGGAGCTCGAGCGCGGCCCGCTGACGCCGGATCGACTCGATGACGTCGAGCAACCTTGACGCGGGACGGTCGCGGCGGCGTCGGACCGCGACCAGCCTCGTGGGCACGTGACCCGGATTGCGCACCGCCCGCAGCGGCAGCCACCCGAGCACCAGCAGGTCGTCGGCCCGGAACGTCCTCCGGCCGCCGGCTTCGCAGTCCACCTCGAGGCGCCCCCGCTCGACCACCACGAGCGACCCTCCCCAGTCGGCGGCCTCCGTTGGCTGCTCGGCCCCGGGCCCGAGAACGACCCACCACCGCTCGAACATCCCCGGCAGGTCGACACGTGTGACCAGCCCGACCACGTCGACGAGGTCGGCGTCGTCGTGCCCTGTCGTCGGGGGATCATCCATCGTTCACGCCCAGTCCGGGAACACGGGACCCTCAGCCCTGCGCCATGCCCGCCCGGTGCGCCTCGGACAGCTGGATGATCTGCACGTAGTTGCCATCCGGGTCGATGGCCGTCGCGAAGAGGCTGCCCTCGCGATCCTCGAGCGCGGCCAGCCACTGCACCCCCGCGTCCTCCATGCGGGCGACGATCGCGCGAGCGTCGGCGACGTCGAAGTTGAGGATGATGCGACCCGGGTCGACCGTGGGGCCCGCCACGTCGTCGCGGCGGTCGATCAGCACGTGCACGTCGCCGAAGCGCAGGATGCGGTACCCGTCGACGCGCGAGTCCTCGGCGGGGTCGAGCGTGCCCGCGTACCAGTCGCCGAGCCGATCGGGTTCGGGGCTGGCGAGCAGGAGGCTGTCGAGGGCGGGGCGGGTCATGATCGTCTCCTTGGCCGGTCGCCCCCCACTGGGGCGCTACTGGTGCAGACCCCGTTCGCGCCGCCGACTCATCGGTCGTGCGGACGCGCGTCGAGCGGCTATCTTCAGTGCATGTGCCGCAACATCCAGCAGCTACGAGGCGCGGATCCGCCGGCCACCGACGCGGAGGTGCGCGACGCCGCGCTGCAGTACGTCCGCAAGGTCAGCGGTTACCGCTCGCCGTCCTCGGCCAACCAGGAGGCCTTCGACACCGCGGTCGACGAGGTCGCGGCAGCCACGCGAAGACTCCTCGACGGCCTGGTCGTCACCCAGAACTCGCGGCCGGCTACGCCGGTCCAGCGTGGGATCCGTGAGGCGCGTCAGGGCTGAGCCACCGTGACGCCGGACCGTCGGTCACGAGCGCGCGCTCGGGCTCGCCACCGACGCCTTGACCGGCCAGCGCGCGCCAACCGGTGAGGGCGGGGCGCCCACCGATCAGAGCGGGCGCCGACCGATGAGCCGCGCGCACCTGCATCGTCTCCTCTTGCCAGTCGACTCGGCCATTGGTGACGGAGGCGACACGGCGGTGGGGCTGCCGGCAGTGAGGGACGACTGGGGCGGCTCCGCGGACCGGAACTGACCCCGACGTGCCTAGTCTGCGTGCACCGAGCACCGCACGACCCATCACACACCCGGCCCCGGCGAGGAGCGACATGGAACCGCCACCGAACCCGCACCCGGGCTCTACGCTCGACGACCCGAGCCCGCCGCCCCCGCATGGCCCCGGCCTCCGCTCGGGCGAACCCCGGCAGAGGCCGGTGCGGCTGCCCGCGGCGCGCCGAACCGCGGCCCGAGTGCTGCGGCGTCTCGCCCGGCGTATCGCCCCCGGACCGGCCCAGCCCACCGATGGCGGGTGCGGCAAGCCGGCGTGATCGATCGCGCCACGCGCCGCCAACGCCATCAGGCCGCGCACGCCGCGCGCCGCCAACGCCATCACGCCGACCACACCCCAGCGGCGGATGGGTCACACCGACCACGGACGGAAAGGGGATGCCGATGGAGGAGCCTCGGTCGCTCGAGGAGTGCTTCGCGTCCTTCGACGAGCGGTGGCAACCGCGGATCGTCACCCGGGTGAACGACTACGACGTCAAGATCGCCCATGTCGAGGGCGAGTACGTCGAGCACGTGCACGACGACACCGACGAGTACTTCCACGTCCTCGCCGGGGAGCTCACGCTGACGCTGCCGGGGGAGGGCCGCTCGGTCGTCATCGCTGCCGGTGAGGTGTTCACCGTGCCACGCGGTGTGTCACATCAGCCTTCGGCGGCACCTGGGACGCGGATCCTGATGTTCGAGCCGCGCGGAACCCTCAACGACGGCGATCTTGGGGGCGGCACCGCGGGCGAGGCCGTGTCCTGACGCTCGCGCCATCCCGCCTGGGCGGGCTCGTGTGCACACGTGCACACGAGCCCGCCCAGATCCAGGTCGCACCCGTGACCGGGCCCGCGCGCGGGCGCCGTCACGGTTCGGTGGTCGCCCGCTCCGGCGGGCCCTGGCCGGCTGACAGCTCCCCGGCCACCGAGCAAGCCGCGTCGTAGGCGATCCTCGCGAGGCGCCCACCGGTGCTGGCCCGCCGCACGCCGAGCCCGGCGAGCTCGGCTGGATCGGGGCCGTCCGGCAACAGGAGCACGTTGACGGGAGCTCTGGTCGCGGTGACGACGGTGCGGATCCGCTCCGGGTCGGTCAGCCCCGGGGCATAGGCGACGTCCGCTCCCGCGCGGCGGTAGGTGTCGAGGCGATGCACTGTGTCATCGAAGTCGTCGATCCCGTACAGGTGGTTCTCCGCCCGCGCCGTCAGGACGAGCCCGTGCGCACGAGCGGTCGTCGCTGCGGCCTCCACCCGTTCGGCGGCCGGTTCCAACGGGTCGATCGCCCCGGTCGCGGGGTCGTAGTCCTCGATCGACAGCCCCGCGACCCCTGCGGCGGCCAGGGTCGCCACGTTGGCCGCCACTCCGGCGGCCGTGGTCGCGAACAACCGCTCGGAGTCCACGCTCACCGGAACGTCGACCGCCGCGACGAGACTCGCGGCGTGCGCACACAGCTCGTCGAATCCGACCTGCTGATCGTCGCGGCCGAGGGACATCGCGTGGCCCGAGCTGGTCGTTGCGAGGGCCGGAAAGCCCATGGCCGCGAAACGGACGGCACTGCCCACGTCCCAAGCATTGGGCATGATGAAGAAATCGCCGGAATGCAGATCGTGGAACCGTTGGCGTGCGGGCACGGCGTCGTCTCCTCAGCGGGTTCGATGGGAGATCATCGCACACGAAACCTGCCTCATCCCGGCTGAGCGTGGACCGACACCGAGCGTGGGCGGCTGACCGAGGGGCGCTCGGCGAGGCCTAGGTAGGCCGCCTCGCATCCGGCGACGCAGGGTCGACCGTCGGCGCGTCGAGTCGAGCGGCCAGGCGCTCGAGGCCGGCCGCGACCCGCGCCCGCGCCATGGCCACGCGGGTGGGACGAGCGCCGGCGGAGTACCGCGCCCGCTGCCGCGCTCGGGACACCTGCCGCTCCCGCTCGGCGATTCGGCGCAACTCGCGCGCGCGGTACTCCATCAGGTCGTAAGTGTCGATGGGTCCCACGGGGTTGCCTTTCCTCCCTGGCCGGAGTGCGACGGTACGGGCGGACCCGGACCGATCCGGTCCGGGGTTCGCAGAGAGGCAGGAGGGGCGACCCGTCGCGCAACTCGCCTCGCTACCCATGAGACGACAGGTGGGGTCCGCGGTCATCGCCGGACGTGCCGGGCTCAGGCCATCGCACGCCGCGCCGACGAGGTCGGGCGCGGTCGAGACCGGTCAGGGCGCCTCCGGCAACTCGCGTGCCCGCTGTTCGAGGAACCGGCGCTCGGCGGCATTGGTCGCGAGCCGGTACGCGCGCTCGTAGGCACGAGCAGCCCCGGCGTCACGTCCGAGGCGCCGCAGCAGGTCGGCCCGCGTCGCGTGGAACAGGTGGTAGTCCTCCAGGCCGAGCGCCTCGACCGCGTCCAGCGCCGGAGCAGGCCCGCGCACCTCGGCCAGGGCCACCGCCCGGTTGAGCGCCACCACCGGGGTGGGCGCCATCGCCATCTGCTGGTCGTACAGCGCCAGGATCTGTCGCCAGTCGGTCACGACCGCCGTCCGCGCGTCCGTGTGCACCGCGTTGATCGCCGCCTGGATCTGGTAGGGACCCGGCCGGTCACGGCGCAGGCACTCGCGGACCAGGGCCTGGCCTTCGGCGATGAGCCTGGGATCCCAGAGGGACCGGTCCTGCTCGCGCAGCGGCACCAGCGACCCGTCATCGGTCGTCCGCGCCGCGCGCCGCGCCTCGGACAGCACCATCAACCCGAGCAGGCCGAGCACCTCCGGCTCGTCGGGCAGGCGCCCAACCAACAGACGCGCAAGTCGGATCGCCTCCGCGGACAGGTGATCGCGTACCAGGCCCTCGCCACTGGCGGCCAGATAGCCCTCGTTGAAGACGAGGTAGAGCACCCCGAGCACGCCCGACAGCCGATCAGAGAGCTCCTCCTCGTCCGGGACCCGGTAGGGGATGTTCGCCGCGCGGATCTTGCGTTTGGCTCGCACCAGGCGCTGGGCCATCGTCGGTTCGGTCACGAGGAAGGCGCGAGCGATCTCGCCGGTTTGGAGCCCTCCCACCATCCGCAGGGTCAGGGCGACACGGGCGGGCACGGCCAGGGAGGGGTGGCAGCACGTGAAGATGAGGCGGAGACGGTCGTCCGGCATCGGCGCGCCGGTCGGAGGATCGGGCTCGGCGCGAAGACGCGCCGCTTCGGCGTGACGATCGTCACGGAGGGCCTCGCGCCGGAGCCGATCGATTGCCCGCCGACGAGCCGTGGTCGTGATCCAGCCACCGGGGTTCGGTGGAACCCCGGTGGCCGGCCAGCGCCGGCTCGCCACGACGAACGCCTCCTGGACGGCCTCCTCGGCCACGTCGAGGTCGCCGAAGGCGCGCATGAGCGCCGCGACCGCCAGCCCGGACTCCTCGCGGAAGACCCGGCTGATCTCGTCGGTGTAGCTCGCGGACACGCGTGCTAGAGGCTCGCCCACTGGAACGGGCGGACCTCGATGGGGGTACCGGTGGCCCGGGAGGCCTTCTCCGCCCAGCGCAGGGCAGCGTCCAGATCGGGTGCCTCGATGATGTTCAGCCCGCCGAGCTGCTCCTTGGTCTCGACGAACGGGCCGTCGGCGGTCAGCACCTCGTTCCCCTCCACGCGCACGACCGTCGCGGCGTCAGGGTCGTGGAGACCTCCGGCGAACACCCAGGCACCGGCCGCCTTCAACTCGTCCTTGAAGGCCTCGACCCGGCCCGTGATCTCCTGCAGTTCCTCCGGGGACGGCGGGACACCGTCCGCCGGGTAGACGACGGACAGCAGGTAGTGCGACATGACGGTCCCTCCTCGTCATCCGGGGGCGGCTCCGTTACCGGCCCCTCTACCCCCTCCACGAACCCGACCCCGCACATTCGACACCGTCACCGATCTCGTCTCCACCCTCCCGAGGCCCCGTCCCGTTCTCGAGGACGCACGAGCACGACGGGAGCCTGCGGTGAGGCACCGAGCACGGGCACGAGCAGCGATTCAGCGGGGAGTCGCCCGGACGTCGAGCAGCTCGGCGCCGAGCCGGTGGAGCTCCTCGACGAGATCATCGCCCTCGACGACCTCGAAGCGGCACCCGAGCGACAGAAGGTAGCGCGCGACCCAGTACGGATCGTCGCCGCCGAGCTCCATCAGGGTCGCGCGCTCGCCGTCGGGTTCCAACGTGCCCTCCGTGGGCGGGATGAAGCGCCGCGCGCGGGTGACCGGGATCATGAGGCGCACGATGACGCGACGCTGGTGCATCCCGAACGCGACCGCCTCGGCCACCATGGCGGCAGGATCGGGCGGGCCAGGCGACGCGACACGCGTTCCCAGGGGTGCCACCTCGGTGATGCGGTCGACCCGCAGGGTGCGCCACGCATCCTTGCGCACGTCCCGCGCCACCAGGTACCAACGGCGTTCGGTACGCACCAGGCGATACGGGTCGATGTCACGCCGGCTCGTCGTGCCGGTCCGATCCCGGTAGGCGATGCGCACTTGTTCACCCTGCCGGCTGGCCTGAGCGATCACCGCCAGGGTGTCGGGATCGACGCCGCGGTAGGGCCCGGCGGCACCGAGCTGCACGGTGTCGGCTCCGAGCGCCACGACCCGGCCCCGCAGGTGGGCGGGCAACGATGTCTCGAGCTTGGCGAGCGCGCTCACCGCCGACTCGTCCACTCCGGTGACACCGCTCGTCGTGGCCGTCCGCAGTCCCACGGCGACGGCAACGGCCTCCTCCTCGTTGAGCACCAACGGGGGCAGCGCCTGCCCGCGCGCCAGGCGGTAGCCCCCCTCGGTGCCGGCAGCGGAGTCGATCGCGTACCCGAGGTCGCGCAGGCGGCTGATGTCACGGCGCAGCGTCCGCGGGGTCACGCCCAGCCGCTCCGCCAGCTGCTCGCCCGACCACTCGCGGCGGGCCTGCAGCAACCCGAGCAGTTGCAACATGCGGCTGGTGGGATCCATGCCACACAGCATGGCCGAGCCTGCGGACAGGATCTGACCGCGGACCACCTACCTTCCGGCCACCGATCGACGACGAAAGGACCCAGCGGTGGCCGACCCGACGATCCGCCCGTACACGACCGACGTCCCCCAAGCCGACGTCGACGATCTGCACGACCGCTTAACACGTGCGTGCTGGCCCGACGAGTTGCCCGGGGTGGGATGGTCCTACGGCGTCCCGGTCACGTACCTGCGGGAACTCGCGGAGTACTGGCGCACTGGCTACGACTGGCGAGCGCACGAGGCGCGGCTCAATGATCTGCCCCAGTTCACCACCGAGATCGAGGGGCAGCCCGTCCACTTCGTTCATGTGCGCTCCCCCGAGACCGATGCGCTCCCACTGGTGCTGACACACGGATGGCCCGGCTCGATCGTGGAATTCCTCGACGTCATCGGACCCCTCACCGACCCCCGCCGACACGGGGGCGACCCGGGCGACGCCTTCCACCTGGTCGTGCCGACCCTGCCGGGCTTCACCTTCTCGGGTCCCACCCTCGCGGCCGGCCAGGGCACGACCGAGCGGTACGCGGAGATCGTCGCGGAACTGATGGCCCGGCTGGGCTACGACCGCTATGGCGCCCAGGGCGGCGACGTGGGAGCCTTCGTCTCCCCGCAACTCGGGCGGATCGCTCCCGAGCGGGTCGTAGGCGTCCACATGAACGCGATGGTCACGATCCCCTCGTGGGATGACGACGGCAGCGGCTACGACGAGACCGACCAGGCACGCCTCGCCGAGCTCCACGCGGCATGGGAGGAGGGCTTCGGCTACGCGGCCATCCAGGGCACCCGGCCACAAACCCTCGCGTTCGGGCTCCGGGACTCCCCCGTCGGGTTGCTCGCCTGGTTGGTCGACATCTTCCACACCTTCTCGAACCCCGACGTCGAGCGGCCCGACGACGCCGTCGACCGGGACGCACTGCTCACCAACATCAGCCTGTACTGGTTCACGGGCACCATCGGCTCGTCGTTCCGGCTGTACAAGGAGTCGCAGCAGTGGGACGCCGAGCCCGCCTCCTCGGGGGTTCCGACCGCGGTGGCAGTCTTCCCGGGGGACGTGACCGTCCGCGGCATCGCTGAGAAGCAGAACCACATCGTGCGCTGGACCGAGTTCGAGCGCGGGGGCCACTTCGCCGCCATGGAGGCACCCGACCTCCTCGTCGACGATGTTCGGGCCTTCTTCCGTACCGTCGGCTCATCGTGACGGTCCTGGGCCGATCCAGGTCGGGATCGGGATCCACCAGCAAACCGGCGAGCGGAACGAACGACCACCTGGATCGATGGACAGTGGCGCAGCACGACCGATGGTCTACGCTGACCTGCTGCACTCGGCTGTGGCGCAATGTTGTTGTGGGCCTCGGAAGGGCTTCGGACGGGAGGGTCTGGAATTGAGTGATCTCGCTGCTTCGCGCCCATCGAGGCCTCGAACCCACGAGCCCTCGTCCGCAACGCCGGGGGTCGGCGAGCCGGACCTCGAGGTCTACCGCCGGGAACTGACCGCGCACTGCTACCGCATGCTCGGATCCCCGTTCGAGGCCGAGGACGCCGTGCAGGAGACCATGGTGCGCGCCTGGCGCGCGATGGACCGGTTCGAGGGACGCGCCAGCGTGCGGACGTGGCTCTACACGATCGCGACGAACGTCTGCATCGACATGACCCGCGGCCGCGATCGGCGCGCCCGACCCATGGACCTGGCGCCGTCCTCGACGGTCGCGGAGGCACAGCTGGTCACCCGACCCGAGAACACCTGGCTCGAGCCCGTTCCCGACGGTCACGTGGTGACCGATGGCGAGGACCCGGCCGAGGTCGTGGCGAGCCGCGACAGTGTCCGCTTGGCGTTCGTGGCAGCCCTTCAGCACCTGCCGCCGCGCCAGCGGGCGGTGCTGATCCTGCGGGAGGTCCTGCGGTGGAAGGCTGCGGAGGTCGCCGAGCTGCTCGACACGAGCGTCCCGTCCGTCAACAGCGCGCTGCAACGAGCACGCGCCACCCTGGCGGCCATCGAGCCGGCGCCCGCCGACCCGCTGCGACCCGACGATCCCGAGCAGCAAGCGCTGCTGACCCGCTTCGTCGACGCGTTCGAACGCTACGACATGAACGCGCTCACGGCGTTGCTGGCCGAGGACGCGGTCCAAACGATGCCCCCGTTCGACCTGTGGCTTCAGGGAGCGGGCGAGATCCGCGACTGGATGCTCGGGCCGGGCGCCGAATGCCGTGGTTCTCGGCTGGTCCCGACGGCCGCGAACGGGCTGCCGGCCTACGGCCAGTACCGCCCCAGCGGGCCGGGAGGCCGCCACGAACCGTGGGCGCTCCAGGTCGTCGAGATCTCCGGGGGAAGGATCGTGGGCCTGAACGCGTTCCTCGACACCGACCGGTTGTTCCCGCTCTTCGGGCTGCCTGCCCGATTGGGGTGACCGCGTCCGAGGGGCCGGCACGGCCTCTCGCGTCGACCCACCGATGAGGTTCGGCCCGGGCGCGCGTCACACCCCCTGACGACCCGAGCCTGACCACCCGAGCCGAACCGTGCGAACGGCGCGCCACCGGCGAGCTCCGGGCATCGACCCGCTGCGGACGCGATCTGTCCGCGGCGGCCGGAGACTCGGGCCGCGGTCGCCGCTGGGCCCTCCCCCGGGGGAGGGTCGTACCACGCTCGCTCACGGGCACCACGAGCCCGCGGGCCACGAGACAGGAGCCTTCATGTCCACCGCAGAACCACGCGTCGCGCGCAACGGCGACGCACCCACCGGGCCCGACGGCCCGGCCATCGAGGCCCGCGGCCTCGTCAAGCGGTTCGGCGAGACCGTCGCGGTCAACGGCCTCGACCTCTCGGTCCCGGCCGGCGCGGTGTACGGCGTGCTCGGGCCGAACGGCGCGGGCAAGACCACCGCGATCCGCATCCTCGCCACCCTGTTGCAGGCCGACGAGGGGCACGCGCGCGTGCTCGGGCACGACGTCGAACGGGAGGCGGACGCGGTGCGCAGCCGGGTGAGCCTCACCGGCCAGTTCGCGTCGGTCGACGAGGACCTCACGGGCTTCGAGAACCTCGTGCTGCTGAGCCGGCTGTGGGGCCACGACCGTCGCGCCGCCCGGGTTCGCGCCGGGGAGCTGCTGGAGGCCTTCAGCCTCGCCGATGCGGCCGGACGCCAGGTCAAGACGTACTCGGGCGGCATGCGCCGCCGGATCGACATCGCGGCCAGCATCGTCGTAACCCCTGAGCTGATCTTCCTCGACGAGCCCACGACCGGGCTGGATCCCCGCAGCCGCAACCAGGTGTGGGAGATCGTGCGCACCATGGTGGCGGCGGGGACGACGGTGCTGCTCACCACGCAGTACCTGGACGAGGCCGACCAGCTGGCCCGTCGGATCGCCGTCATCGACCACGGCCGGGTGATCGCCGAGGGCACCAGCAGCCAGCTCAAGGCGTCGGTGGGGGCGGGGGCGCTGCACGTTCGCGTGCTCGACCCCGAGCAGCGCGCCGAGGCCGAGCGGGTGCTCGTCACCGCGCTCGACGCGCCGGTCCGTCTCGAGGCCGACCCGGCCGCGCTGTCCGCCCGCGTCTCGGACGCCGGACGCGTCGCGCACGCGCTCACCGAGCTGTCCGGGACGGGCATCGACATCGCCGACTTCGCGCTGGGCCAGCCGAGCCTCGACGAGGTCTTCCTGGCCCTGACCGGCCGGCCCGCGGAACCCCACGATCCCGACACACCGGACGACGAGGCCCCCGGGGCCGCAGGAGAGGAGCTGACCGCATGACCACCGCTGCCGCCCCCGAACAACTCGAGCAGGACGCGGTGCGGACCGTGCTGTCGACGAGCGCGCGGCCATCCCGGCCGAGCGGACTCACGGTCTCGCTCGTGTTCTGGTGGCGCGCGATGCTCAAGATCAAGCACGTGCCCGAGCAACTCTTCGACGTGACCGCGTTCCCGGTCATGTTCCTGCTCATGTTCACCTACCTCTTCGGTGGCGCCCTCGCCGGATCGACCGGCGCCTACCTGCAGGAGGTGCTGCCCGGGATCCTCGTGCTCACCGTCGCCATGATCACGATGTACACGGGGCTCACGCTCAATCGGGACATCCAGAAGGGCGTGCACGACCGGTTCCGGTCGCTGCCGATCTGGCGGCCGTCCACGCTCGTCGGTCCGCTCCTGGCCGACGTCGTGCGCTACACGCTCGCGTCGACCATCATGATCACCCTCGGGCTCGTCCTGGGCTTCCGCCCCGACGCCGGGGCGAGCGGCATGCTCATGGCCGTCGCCCTGCTGCTCGCCTTCGCGTTCAGCCTGTCGTGGGTGTGGACGGTGCTCGGGATCGTGATGCGCTCAGAGAACGCCCTGATGGGGCTGTCGATGATGATCCTGTTCCCGCTCACGTTCGTGAGCAACGTGTTCGTGCCCCCGGAGACACTCCCCGGTTGGCTCGAGAGCTTTGTGAGCCTGAACCCGGTCACGATCCTCGTCACCGCGACGCGCGGCCTCGCGCACGGTCATGCAGTGGGCACGGAGATCGGCGTCGTGCTGGCAATCAGCGCCGCGCTGGTCGCGGTGTTCGGGCCGTTGACCATGTACGTCTACCGCCGCAAGGCGTGAGCGCGAGTGCCGGCTTCTCAGGCGCCGAGGCGGCCGACGAGGTCGCCTCGGTCGCCGGGCTCGACCCGTTCGAGGCCAAGCCACGTCGCGAGCCGGCCGAGCGCGTCTCGTAGGCCGTCGGCGGCGCTTCCCGGGTCGGCCGCGGGCTCGGCGAACGCACCGGGCACCCGCAGCGTTCCGTTCGCACGGTCCGCTCGAACGTCGGCCCGGGCGACCAGTTGGTCGCCGAGCAGCAGCGGCAACACGTAGTAGCCGTACTCCCGCTTGGCCGCTGGTGTGTAGATCTCGATGCGGTAGTCGAACCCGAACAGCCACCGGGCGCGCGGCCGATACCAGACGACGGGATCGAAGGGGGCGAGCAGGGTGCAGGCCTCCACGCGTCGGGGCACCCGCGCCTCCGCGTGCAGGTACGCCTCGCCGTCGAGGCCCTCGACCGCGACGGGTTCGAGCCGGCCCTCCTCCACGAGCCGGTCGACCGCAACGCGTGCCTCGCCCTTGCGCAGCCGGAAGTAGTCGGCCAGGTCGCCGGTGGTCGCGACGCCGTGGGCCCTGGCCGCCCGCTCCACCAACGCCGCGTGCGCATCCGGCTCACTGGGAGTCGGCGCCGCGAGCACCCCCTCGGGCACGACGCGTCCCGCGAGGTCGTAGACGCGCACGAACCCGCGTCGCTCGCGCACGGCGAGGCGTCCCCGGCCGAACAGCTCCTCGCAGGCGGCCTTGACCTCCGACCAGTCCCACCACGGGCCACGCGCGGCGCGATGGCCCTCGATCTCGGCCGCGGTCGCCGGCCCGCCCTCGCGGATGGCCTGCTCGACCGCATCGAGCCAGCCGGCCGGCGCGTCGGCCAGGACCCGGCTCGCCGGCCGGTACCCGAAGCGCCGCATCCTCCAGCGCAGGAGCGGGTGCAGGTCGACCGGCGCCAAGGAGGCCTCGTGCACCCAGTACTCGAAGAGCTCCCGACGCCGGTAGGCGAGGTCGTCGACCAACCCACGCGGGTACGGGCCGAGGCGTGAGAAGGCGGGGAAGTAGTGGGCCCGCGCGACAGCGCTGACCGAGTCGATCTGCAACACCTGCGTTCGGGCCAGCACCCGCCGCAGGTGTCGGGCGTCGACCCGTCCGCTGGGCGAGGCGTCGGCGAACCCCTGGGCCGCGAGCGCGACCCCGCGGGCCTGCGCACGGCTCAGGGACTGCGTACCCGAGCGGGCGCCGCGCCGGACCACGTGACCCCTCCGTCCCCGCCGATCGCGCCGCTACCGGGGGAGGTCGACGGCCCCCGCGAACACCGAGCGCGGCGAGCCTAGGGAGGCGCCGGGACCGAGCGCAAGCACCGGCGCACCCGCGCAGCTGCTCCGAGCCGAGCCCCGCCCTGCCCCGCTACAGTCGAGGGACGCCGATGGCACCGACCGGCCCAGTGAGGGACTGAATGGGCAAGAGACCCCTGGCCGTTGTCGCCGTGGCGCTCGTCCTGATTCTGGCCGGAGTGGGCGCGTACGTCGCCCTCGCCGGCGGAGAGCCCGAGGAGGAGCCACCCGAGCCAGCCGCGGACGGCGACGCCGAGGATCCGACCGACGACCCGGACGACGAGGCGACCGACGAGCCCGACGACGGCGACGAGGGCGACGAGGGCGACGAACCCGATGAGCCCCTCGACGGGGAGGACGAGCCCCGCGACGACGAGCCGGCTGACGGCCCCGACGACGCGGACGAGGAGGAACACCCCGAGCCGGAGCTGGCGGTGGAGTCGGTGGTGGAGGGGTTGTCCGAGCCGTGG
This genomic interval carries:
- a CDS encoding cupin domain-containing protein — encoded protein: MEEPRSLEECFASFDERWQPRIVTRVNDYDVKIAHVEGEYVEHVHDDTDEYFHVLAGELTLTLPGEGRSVVIAAGEVFTVPRGVSHQPSAAPGTRILMFEPRGTLNDGDLGGGTAGEAVS
- a CDS encoding YciI family protein gives rise to the protein MSHYLLSVVYPADGVPPSPEELQEITGRVEAFKDELKAAGAWVFAGGLHDPDAATVVRVEGNEVLTADGPFVETKEQLGGLNIIEAPDLDAALRWAEKASRATGTPIEVRPFQWASL
- a CDS encoding epoxide hydrolase family protein translates to MADPTIRPYTTDVPQADVDDLHDRLTRACWPDELPGVGWSYGVPVTYLRELAEYWRTGYDWRAHEARLNDLPQFTTEIEGQPVHFVHVRSPETDALPLVLTHGWPGSIVEFLDVIGPLTDPRRHGGDPGDAFHLVVPTLPGFTFSGPTLAAGQGTTERYAEIVAELMARLGYDRYGAQGGDVGAFVSPQLGRIAPERVVGVHMNAMVTIPSWDDDGSGYDETDQARLAELHAAWEEGFGYAAIQGTRPQTLAFGLRDSPVGLLAWLVDIFHTFSNPDVERPDDAVDRDALLTNISLYWFTGTIGSSFRLYKESQQWDAEPASSGVPTAVAVFPGDVTVRGIAEKQNHIVRWTEFERGGHFAAMEAPDLLVDDVRAFFRTVGSS
- a CDS encoding RNA polymerase sigma factor, with the protein product MSASYTDEISRVFREESGLAVAALMRAFGDLDVAEEAVQEAFVVASRRWPATGVPPNPGGWITTTARRRAIDRLRREALRDDRHAEAARLRAEPDPPTGAPMPDDRLRLIFTCCHPSLAVPARVALTLRMVGGLQTGEIARAFLVTEPTMAQRLVRAKRKIRAANIPYRVPDEEELSDRLSGVLGVLYLVFNEGYLAASGEGLVRDHLSAEAIRLARLLVGRLPDEPEVLGLLGLMVLSEARRAARTTDDGSLVPLREQDRSLWDPRLIAEGQALVRECLRRDRPGPYQIQAAINAVHTDARTAVVTDWRQILALYDQQMAMAPTPVVALNRAVALAEVRGPAPALDAVEALGLEDYHLFHATRADLLRRLGRDAGAARAYERAYRLATNAAERRFLEQRARELPEAP
- a CDS encoding helix-turn-helix transcriptional regulator, producing MDPTSRMLQLLGLLQARREWSGEQLAERLGVTPRTLRRDISRLRDLGYAIDSAAGTEGGYRLARGQALPPLVLNEEEAVAVAVGLRTATTSGVTGVDESAVSALAKLETSLPAHLRGRVVALGADTVQLGAAGPYRGVDPDTLAVIAQASRQGEQVRIAYRDRTGTTSRRDIDPYRLVRTERRWYLVARDVRKDAWRTLRVDRITEVAPLGTRVASPGPPDPAAMVAEAVAFGMHQRRVIVRLMIPVTRARRFIPPTEGTLEPDGERATLMELGGDDPYWVARYLLSLGCRFEVVEGDDLVEELHRLGAELLDVRATPR
- a CDS encoding ribosomal RNA small subunit methyltransferase A; amino-acid sequence: MGGRKRHTSRDARRRTHGQSFLVRQSVVREFLARAELAPGERVVEFGAGTGALTVPLATTGARVIAVERDPAWARQLRERVRAEGLHDRVEVVRADLRAYALPRSPYRVVSSPPFALTTDLMRRLCDDPDRGPERADLLVQHEVAVKRAAEPPATLQSSAWAPWWTFELGPVVPRQAFRPVPRVDGAWLTVRKREPPVLPTRLAPGFREVLRPAWETGR
- a CDS encoding isocitrate lyase/PEP mutase family protein, translated to MPARQRFHDLHSGDFFIMPNAWDVGSAVRFAAMGFPALATTSSGHAMSLGRDDQQVGFDELCAHAASLVAAVDVPVSVDSERLFATTAAGVAANVATLAAAGVAGLSIEDYDPATGAIDPLEPAAERVEAAATTARAHGLVLTARAENHLYGIDDFDDTVHRLDTYRRAGADVAYAPGLTDPERIRTVVTATRAPVNVLLLPDGPDPAELAGLGVRRASTGGRLARIAYDAACSVAGELSAGQGPPERATTEP
- a CDS encoding DUF2277 domain-containing protein, giving the protein MCRNIQQLRGADPPATDAEVRDAALQYVRKVSGYRSPSSANQEAFDTAVDEVAAATRRLLDGLVVTQNSRPATPVQRGIREARQG
- a CDS encoding VOC family protein; amino-acid sequence: MTRPALDSLLLASPEPDRLGDWYAGTLDPAEDSRVDGYRILRFGDVHVLIDRRDDVAGPTVDPGRIILNFDVADARAIVARMEDAGVQWLAALEDREGSLFATAIDPDGNYVQIIQLSEAHRAGMAQG